A stretch of the Enterobacter mori genome encodes the following:
- the lptF gene encoding LPS export ABC transporter permease LptF, translating to MIIIRYLVRETLKSQLAILFILLLIFFCQKLVKILGAAVDGEIPTNLVLSLLGLGVPEMAQLILPLSLFLGLLMTLGKLYTESEITVMHACGLSKAVLVKAAMVLALFTGIVAAVNVMWAGPASSRHQDEVLAEAKANPGLAALAQGQFQQATDGNSVLFIESVDGSRFNDVFLAQLRTKGNARPSVVVADSGQLAQRKDGSQVVTLNKGTRFEGTAMLRDFRITDFQNYQAIIGHQAVALDPTDTEQMDMRTLINTDTDRARAELHWRITLVFTVFMMALMVVPLSVVNPRQGRVLSMLPAMLLYLVFFLLQTSIKSNGGKGKIDPVVWTWVVNGLYLLLAVGLNLWDTVPMRRIRARFTRKGAI from the coding sequence GTGATAATCATAAGATATCTGGTGCGGGAGACGCTGAAGAGCCAACTGGCGATCCTCTTTATCCTTCTTCTGATCTTTTTCTGTCAGAAGCTGGTCAAGATCCTCGGCGCGGCGGTTGACGGTGAAATCCCAACAAATCTGGTGCTTTCTCTGCTCGGATTAGGCGTGCCTGAAATGGCGCAGCTCATTCTGCCGTTAAGCCTTTTCCTCGGTTTGCTGATGACGCTCGGTAAGCTGTATACCGAAAGTGAAATCACGGTGATGCACGCCTGCGGCTTAAGCAAAGCCGTGTTGGTGAAAGCGGCTATGGTGCTGGCGTTGTTCACAGGGATCGTTGCTGCCGTAAACGTCATGTGGGCAGGTCCGGCGTCATCTCGTCATCAGGACGAAGTGCTGGCGGAAGCAAAAGCTAACCCGGGGTTGGCCGCGCTGGCCCAGGGCCAGTTCCAGCAGGCCACCGACGGTAACTCCGTTCTCTTTATCGAAAGCGTTGACGGCAGCCGCTTTAACGATGTGTTTCTTGCTCAGTTGCGTACCAAAGGTAACGCCCGTCCTTCCGTGGTGGTCGCCGATTCTGGTCAACTGGCGCAGCGTAAAGATGGTTCCCAGGTTGTGACGCTGAACAAAGGCACGCGCTTTGAAGGCACCGCGATGCTGCGCGATTTCCGTATCACCGATTTCCAGAACTATCAGGCGATTATTGGTCATCAGGCCGTTGCGCTCGATCCGACGGACACCGAGCAGATGGATATGCGCACCTTAATCAACACCGATACCGACCGCGCGCGTGCTGAACTGCACTGGCGCATCACGCTGGTATTCACCGTGTTTATGATGGCGCTGATGGTGGTTCCGCTGAGCGTGGTGAACCCGCGTCAGGGACGCGTGCTGTCGATGCTTCCGGCCATGCTGCTGTATCTGGTGTTCTTCCTGCTCCAGACGTCAATTAAGTCCAACGGTGGCAAAGGGAAAATTGACCCGGTTGTCTGGACCTGGGTAGTGAATGGTCTGTATCTGCTGCTGGCGGTGGGCCTCAACTTGTGGGATACGGTGCCAATGCGTCGAATTCGTGCCCGGTTTACGCGTAAAGGAGCCATCTAA
- the pepA gene encoding leucyl aminopeptidase — MEFSVKSGSPEKQRSACIVVGVFEPRRLSPIAEQLDKISDGYISALLRRGELEGKPGQTLLLHHVPNVLSERILLIGCGKERELDERQYKQVIQKTINTLNDTGSMEAVCFLTELHVKGRNTYWKVRQAVETAKESLYSFDQLKTNKSEPRRPLRKMVFNVPTRRELTSGERAIQHGLAIAAGIKAAKDLGNMPPNICNAAYLASQARQLADSYSKNVITRVIGEQQMKELGMHSYLAVGNGSQNESLMSVIEYKGNPSEDARPIVLVGKGLTFDSGGISIKPAEGMDEMKYDMCGAAAVYGVMRMVAELQLPINVIGVLAGCENMPGGRAYRPGDVLTTMSGQTVEVLNTDAEGRLVLCDVLTYVERFEPEAVIDVATLTGACVIALGHHITGLMSNHNPLAHELIGASEQAGDRAWRLPLGDEFQEQLESNFADMANIGGRPGGAITAGCFLARFTRKYNWAHLDIAGTAWRSGKAKGATGRPVALLSQFLLNRAGFNGDE; from the coding sequence ATGGAGTTCAGTGTAAAAAGCGGTAGCCCGGAGAAACAGCGGAGTGCCTGCATCGTTGTGGGCGTGTTTGAACCGCGCCGACTCTCCCCGATCGCCGAACAACTCGATAAAATCAGTGACGGCTACATCAGCGCCCTGCTGCGCCGTGGCGAACTGGAAGGTAAACCTGGGCAGACGCTGTTACTGCACCATGTTCCGAACGTCCTGTCCGAACGCATTCTGCTGATTGGCTGCGGCAAAGAGCGTGAGCTGGATGAGCGTCAGTATAAGCAGGTGATTCAGAAAACGATTAATACCCTGAATGATACCGGCTCGATGGAAGCCGTCTGCTTCCTGACTGAACTGCACGTCAAAGGCCGTAACACCTACTGGAAAGTGCGTCAGGCTGTCGAAACCGCAAAAGAGAGCCTGTACAGCTTCGACCAGCTCAAGACCAACAAAAGCGAGCCGCGTCGCCCGCTGCGTAAAATGGTCTTTAACGTGCCCACCCGCCGCGAGCTGACCAGCGGCGAGCGCGCCATTCAGCACGGTCTGGCGATTGCCGCCGGTATTAAAGCCGCTAAAGATCTCGGCAACATGCCGCCAAACATCTGTAACGCCGCATACCTGGCCTCTCAGGCGCGTCAGCTGGCGGATTCCTACAGCAAGAATGTTATCACTCGCGTCATCGGCGAACAGCAGATGAAAGAGCTGGGGATGCACTCTTACCTGGCGGTCGGCAACGGCTCGCAGAACGAATCCCTGATGTCGGTGATTGAGTACAAGGGTAACCCGTCCGAAGACGCGCGCCCGATCGTGCTGGTCGGTAAAGGCCTGACCTTCGACTCCGGCGGTATCTCCATCAAGCCAGCTGAAGGCATGGACGAGATGAAGTACGACATGTGCGGTGCGGCGGCGGTATACGGCGTGATGCGCATGGTCGCAGAACTTCAGCTGCCGATTAACGTCATCGGCGTGCTGGCGGGCTGTGAAAACATGCCTGGCGGTCGCGCTTACCGTCCGGGTGACGTGCTGACCACCATGTCCGGACAGACTGTTGAAGTGCTGAATACCGACGCCGAAGGCCGTCTGGTGCTGTGCGACGTGCTGACCTACGTTGAGCGCTTCGAACCTGAAGCGGTAATCGACGTGGCAACGCTGACCGGCGCCTGCGTGATTGCGCTAGGCCACCACATCACCGGCCTGATGTCGAACCACAACCCGCTGGCACACGAGCTTATCGGCGCGTCCGAACAGGCCGGTGACCGCGCGTGGCGTCTGCCGCTGGGCGATGAGTTCCAGGAGCAGCTGGAGTCCAACTTTGCGGATATGGCGAACATCGGCGGTCGTCCTGGCGGTGCGATCACAGCGGGCTGCTTCCTGGCACGCTTCACCCGCAAGTACAACTGGGCGCACCTGGATATCGCGGGCACCGCATGGCGCTCCGGTAAAGCCAAAGGCGCAACCGGTCGTCCGGTCGCGCTGCTGTCGCAGTTCCTGCTTAATCGTGCGGGTTTTAACGGCGACGAGTGA
- the holC gene encoding DNA polymerase III subunit chi, with translation MKNATFYLLDNDTHQDGLSAVEQLVCEIAAERWRAGKRVLIACEDEQQAIRLDEALWARPPESFVPHNLSGEGPRGGAPVEIAWPQKRNSSARDILISLRVDFADFATAFTEVVDFVPYEESLKQLARERYKAYRLAGFNLNTATWK, from the coding sequence ATGAAGAATGCAACGTTCTACCTTCTGGACAACGACACCCATCAGGATGGCCTCAGCGCCGTCGAACAACTGGTGTGTGAAATTGCCGCAGAACGTTGGCGCGCAGGTAAACGCGTGTTGATTGCCTGTGAAGATGAGCAGCAGGCGATTCGCCTTGATGAAGCGCTGTGGGCCCGCCCGCCGGAGAGTTTTGTGCCGCATAACCTGTCGGGCGAAGGACCGCGCGGTGGCGCGCCGGTCGAAATTGCCTGGCCGCAGAAGCGCAACAGCAGCGCGCGCGATATTCTCATTAGCCTGCGGGTAGACTTTGCAGATTTTGCCACCGCTTTCACAGAAGTGGTAGACTTTGTCCCTTACGAAGAATCTTTGAAACAACTGGCGCGCGAACGCTATAAAGCGTACCGCCTGGCTGGTTTTAACCTGAATACGGCAACCTGGAAATAA
- a CDS encoding valine--tRNA ligase, with the protein MEKTYNPRDIEQPLYEHWEQQGYFKPNGDESKESFCIMIPPPNVTGSLHMGHAFQQTIMDTMIRYQRMQGKNTLWQAGTDHAGIATQMVVERKIAAEEGKTRHDYGREAFIDKIWQWKAESGGTITRQMRRLGNSVDWERERFTMDEGLSNAVKEVFVRLYKEDLIYRGKRLVNWDPKLRTAISDLEVENRESKGSMWHIRYPLADGAKTADGKDYLVVATTRPETLLGDTGVAVNPEDPRYKDLIGKFVVLPLVNRRIPIVGDEHADMEKGTGCVKITPAHDFNDYEVGRRHALPMINILTFDGDIRESAEVYDTKGEESDVYSSDIPAEFQKLERFAARKAIVAAVDALGLLEEIKPHDLTVPYGDRGGVVIEPMLTDQWYVRADVLAKPAVEAVENGSIQFVPKQYENMYFSWMRDIQDWCISRQLWWGHRIPAWYDNDGNVYVGRTEDEVRQENNLSADVALRQDEDVLDTWFSSALWTFSTLGWPENTDALRQFHPTSVMVSGFDIIFFWIARMIMMTMHFIKDEDGKPQVPFHTVYMTGLIRDDEGQKMSKSKGNVIDPLDMVDGISLEDLLEKRTGNMMQPQLAEKIRKRTEKQFPNGIESHGTDALRFTLAALASTGRDINWDMKRLEGYRNFCNKLWNASRFVLMNTEDQDCGFNGGEMTLSLADRWILAEFNQTVKAFRDALDSYRFDIAAGILYEFTWNQFCDWYLELAKPVMNGGSEAELRGTRNTLITVLEGLLRLAHPVIPFITETIWQRVKVIAGINADTIMLQPFPEFDAAKVDEAASADTEWLKQAIVAVRNIRAEMNIAPGKPLELLLRGCSEAAVRRVSENNTFLKTMARLESITVLPADEKGPVSVTKIIDGAELLIPMAGLIDKDAELARLAKEVAKVDVEIGKIESKLANEGFVARAPEAVIAKERERLVAFADAKTKLIEQQAVIAAL; encoded by the coding sequence ATGGAAAAGACATATAACCCACGCGATATCGAACAGCCGCTTTACGAGCACTGGGAACAGCAGGGCTATTTCAAGCCTAACGGCGACGAAAGCAAAGAGTCCTTCTGCATCATGATCCCGCCGCCGAACGTCACCGGCAGTTTGCATATGGGGCATGCTTTCCAGCAGACCATCATGGACACCATGATCCGCTATCAGCGCATGCAGGGTAAAAACACCCTGTGGCAGGCGGGGACTGACCACGCGGGTATCGCGACCCAGATGGTGGTTGAGCGTAAAATTGCCGCTGAAGAAGGTAAAACCCGCCACGACTACGGTCGCGAGGCGTTCATCGACAAAATCTGGCAGTGGAAGGCAGAATCCGGCGGTACCATTACCCGTCAGATGCGCCGTCTCGGCAACTCCGTGGACTGGGAGCGTGAGCGCTTCACCATGGACGAAGGCCTTTCCAACGCCGTGAAAGAAGTCTTCGTGCGCCTGTATAAAGAAGACCTGATTTACCGCGGCAAGCGCCTGGTAAACTGGGATCCGAAACTGCGCACCGCCATCTCTGACCTGGAAGTGGAAAACCGCGAGTCTAAAGGCTCCATGTGGCACATCCGCTATCCGCTGGCCGACGGCGCGAAAACAGCCGACGGTAAAGATTACCTGGTGGTCGCAACGACTCGTCCGGAAACCCTGCTGGGCGATACCGGCGTAGCCGTTAACCCGGAAGATCCGCGTTATAAAGATCTGATCGGCAAATTCGTGGTGCTGCCGCTGGTAAACCGCCGTATTCCGATTGTGGGCGACGAACACGCCGACATGGAAAAAGGCACCGGCTGCGTAAAAATCACCCCGGCGCACGACTTCAACGACTACGAAGTCGGCCGTCGTCACGCCCTGCCGATGATCAACATTCTGACCTTCGACGGCGATATCCGTGAAAGCGCAGAAGTTTACGACACCAAAGGCGAAGAGTCTGACGTTTACTCCAGCGACATCCCGGCTGAATTCCAGAAGCTGGAGCGCTTTGCCGCGCGTAAAGCCATCGTTGCTGCCGTCGACGCGCTCGGCCTGCTGGAAGAGATCAAGCCTCACGACCTGACCGTGCCGTACGGCGACCGTGGCGGCGTGGTTATCGAACCCATGCTGACCGACCAGTGGTACGTCCGTGCCGACGTGCTGGCGAAACCGGCTGTGGAAGCAGTTGAGAACGGCAGCATCCAGTTCGTGCCGAAGCAATACGAAAACATGTACTTCTCCTGGATGCGCGATATTCAGGACTGGTGTATCTCACGTCAGCTGTGGTGGGGTCACCGTATTCCGGCATGGTACGACAACGACGGCAATGTCTACGTTGGCCGCACCGAAGACGAAGTGCGTCAGGAAAACAACCTGAGCGCTGACGTTGCCCTGCGTCAGGACGAAGACGTGCTGGACACCTGGTTCTCCTCCGCACTGTGGACCTTCTCCACGCTCGGCTGGCCAGAAAACACCGACGCGCTGCGTCAGTTCCACCCAACCAGCGTGATGGTGTCCGGTTTCGACATTATCTTCTTCTGGATCGCCCGCATGATCATGATGACCATGCACTTCATCAAAGATGAAGACGGCAAGCCGCAGGTTCCGTTCCATACCGTCTACATGACCGGTCTGATCCGCGACGACGAAGGCCAGAAGATGTCCAAGTCCAAGGGCAACGTTATCGACCCGCTGGACATGGTTGACGGTATCTCTCTGGAAGATCTGCTGGAAAAACGTACCGGCAACATGATGCAGCCGCAGCTGGCGGAGAAAATCCGCAAGCGCACCGAGAAGCAGTTCCCGAACGGGATCGAGTCTCACGGTACCGACGCCCTGCGCTTCACCCTGGCGGCGCTGGCCTCTACCGGCCGTGACATCAACTGGGACATGAAGCGTCTGGAAGGTTACCGTAACTTCTGTAACAAGCTGTGGAACGCCAGCCGCTTCGTGTTGATGAACACCGAAGATCAGGACTGCGGCTTCAACGGCGGCGAGATGACCCTGTCGCTGGCGGACCGCTGGATCCTGGCGGAATTCAACCAGACGGTGAAAGCGTTCCGCGACGCGCTGGACAGCTACCGCTTCGATATCGCGGCGGGCATTCTGTACGAATTCACCTGGAACCAGTTCTGTGACTGGTATCTGGAGCTGGCGAAGCCGGTGATGAACGGCGGTTCTGAGGCGGAGCTGCGCGGCACGCGCAACACGCTGATTACCGTTCTGGAAGGTCTGCTGCGCCTGGCGCATCCGGTCATTCCATTTATCACCGAAACCATCTGGCAGCGCGTGAAGGTGATTGCAGGCATCAACGCTGACACCATCATGCTGCAGCCGTTCCCGGAATTCGATGCGGCGAAGGTTGATGAAGCGGCGTCCGCGGACACCGAGTGGCTGAAACAGGCGATCGTTGCGGTACGTAACATCCGTGCTGAAATGAACATTGCCCCAGGCAAACCGCTGGAGCTACTGCTGCGCGGTTGCAGCGAGGCTGCTGTGCGTCGCGTCAGCGAGAACAACACCTTCCTCAAGACCATGGCGCGTCTGGAAAGCATCACCGTGCTGCCTGCTGATGAAAAAGGCCCGGTTTCCGTGACCAAAATCATCGACGGTGCCGAGCTGCTGATCCCAATGGCAGGCCTGATCGACAAAGACGCCGAGCTGGCGCGTCTGGCGAAAGAAGTGGCGAAAGTCGACGTGGAAATTGGCAAAATCGAAAGCAAACTGGCGAACGAAGGCTTTGTGGCCCGCGCGCCGGAAGCGGTCATCGCCAAAGAGCGTGAACGTCTGGTTGCTTTCGCCGATGCGAAGACCAAACTGATTGAGCAGCAGGCGGTTATTGCCGCCCTGTAA
- a CDS encoding GNAT family N-acetyltransferase — MSVITPVATTMRRITEQDNPAIAAVIRTVSAEYGLTADKGYTVADPNLDELFHLYNQPGHAYWVIEQNGKVVGGGGVAPLSCSEPDICELQKMYFLPSVRGQGLAKKLALVALEHARTQGFKRCYLETTAFLKEAIGLYEHLGFEHIDAPLGCTGHVDCEVRMLKSL; from the coding sequence ATGAGCGTGATTACCCCCGTCGCGACGACAATGCGTCGAATCACTGAGCAGGACAACCCGGCAATTGCCGCTGTTATCCGCACGGTTTCCGCCGAATATGGCCTGACAGCCGATAAAGGCTACACCGTGGCCGATCCTAATCTCGATGAGCTTTTCCATCTGTACAACCAGCCCGGCCATGCCTACTGGGTTATCGAGCAGAATGGCAAGGTCGTGGGCGGCGGCGGCGTAGCACCACTGAGCTGCAGCGAGCCGGATATTTGTGAGCTGCAGAAAATGTATTTTCTGCCGTCGGTTCGCGGACAGGGTCTGGCGAAAAAGCTGGCGCTGGTCGCCCTGGAACACGCGCGCACCCAAGGTTTCAAACGCTGTTACCTCGAAACCACCGCCTTCCTCAAAGAGGCCATCGGTCTGTATGAGCATCTCGGCTTTGAGCATATCGATGCACCGCTGGGCTGTACCGGCCACGTTGATTGCGAAGTCAGAATGCTGAAAAGTCTGTAA
- the ahr gene encoding NADPH-dependent aldehyde reductase Ahr, whose product MSKIKSYAAPQAGAELELYEYDAGELKAEDVEVQVDYCGICHSDLSMIDNEWGFSSYPLVAGHEVIGRVVALGSAAQDKGLKVGQRVGIGWTARSCGHCDACISGNQINCLEGATPTILNKGGFADKLRADWQWVIPLPDSIDIESAGPLLCGGITVFKPLLMHHITATSRVGVIGIGGLGHIAIKLLHAMGCEVTAFSSNPAKEKEVLAMGADKVVNSRDPQALNALAGQFDLIINTVNVDLDWQPYFEALAYGGNFHTVGAVMKPLPVPAFTLIGGDRSVSGSATGTPFELRKLMKFAGRTKVAPTTELYPMSKINEAIQHVRDGKARYRVVLKADF is encoded by the coding sequence ATGTCAAAGATAAAAAGCTACGCCGCACCGCAGGCGGGTGCAGAACTTGAGCTGTACGAGTACGATGCGGGCGAACTAAAAGCAGAAGACGTCGAAGTACAGGTTGATTACTGCGGGATCTGCCACTCGGATCTCTCGATGATCGACAACGAATGGGGCTTCTCGAGCTATCCGCTGGTTGCCGGGCACGAAGTCATTGGCCGCGTCGTGGCGCTCGGTAGCGCCGCACAGGACAAAGGGCTGAAAGTGGGCCAGCGCGTAGGCATTGGCTGGACGGCACGTAGCTGCGGTCACTGCGATGCCTGTATCAGCGGCAACCAGATCAACTGCCTCGAAGGCGCAACGCCAACCATTCTTAACAAAGGCGGTTTCGCCGACAAGCTGCGCGCCGACTGGCAATGGGTCATCCCGCTGCCGGACAGCATTGATATCGAATCCGCCGGTCCGCTGCTGTGTGGCGGTATCACCGTTTTCAAACCGCTGCTGATGCATCATATCACCGCTACCAGTCGTGTGGGCGTGATCGGTATTGGTGGTCTGGGCCATATCGCCATCAAACTGCTGCATGCGATGGGCTGCGAAGTGACGGCATTCAGTTCTAACCCGGCGAAAGAGAAAGAAGTGCTGGCGATGGGTGCGGATAAAGTGGTGAACAGCCGCGATCCGCAAGCGCTGAACGCGCTGGCGGGTCAGTTTGATCTGATCATCAACACCGTGAACGTCGATCTCGACTGGCAGCCGTACTTTGAAGCGCTGGCCTACGGCGGGAACTTCCACACCGTGGGAGCGGTGATGAAGCCGCTGCCGGTTCCGGCGTTTACCCTGATCGGTGGGGATCGCAGCGTGTCAGGCTCCGCGACCGGTACGCCGTTTGAGTTGCGCAAGCTGATGAAGTTTGCCGGACGCACCAAAGTGGCGCCGACAACCGAGCTGTATCCGATGTCGAAAATCAACGAAGCGATCCAGCACGTGCGCGACGGCAAAGCCCGCTACCGCGTGGTGTTGAAAGCGGATTTTTGA
- a CDS encoding dihydroxyacetone kinase subunit DhaK codes for MSRFFFNDRKQLVNDAIEGILISAPHGNLVKLDVDPAIRIVARGDWDKSRVAVISGGGSGHEPAHAGFVGKGMLTAAVCGDLFASPSVDAVLNAIVAVTGDRGCLLIVKNYTGDRLNFGLAAEKAKRYGLKVEMVIVADDIALPDNKQPRGIAGTALVHKVAGYAAEHGKSLSEVRDIAQQACDNLWSLGVAMQTCNLPGSDEEEGRIKQGHVELGLGIHGEPGASVVDTQNSKAIIDTLVTPLKAQAGEGRFAVLINNLGGVSALEMALLTKELAHSALKENIAYLIGPAPLVSALDMKGFSLTLLKLNDFFEKAIHAEVETLGWQKPVPFAPLRTVAHSAIHDRVEYTPSENPRVGAYISSVTGTLIELENRLNALDAKVGDGDTGSTFAQGARDVAQRLEEHKLPLNDVSTLLLLVGERLATVMGGSSGVLMSIFFTAAGQKLHDGQPLPEALLSGLAQMKQYGGADLGDRTLIDALQPALEALQKGDIEAAAKAAQQGAEATAKMMKAGAGRSSYVNKENLDGVMDPGAVAVAEVFKTLVQ; via the coding sequence ATGTCCAGATTCTTCTTTAACGATCGTAAACAGCTGGTCAATGACGCCATCGAAGGTATTCTCATTTCTGCTCCGCACGGAAACCTCGTCAAGCTTGATGTTGATCCCGCTATTCGTATTGTGGCGCGCGGTGACTGGGATAAAAGCCGCGTGGCGGTGATCTCCGGTGGGGGTTCCGGCCACGAACCGGCGCACGCCGGGTTTGTTGGAAAAGGGATGCTCACGGCGGCGGTATGCGGCGATCTGTTTGCCTCGCCGAGCGTGGATGCGGTGTTGAATGCGATTGTGGCGGTCACGGGCGATCGCGGCTGCCTGCTGATCGTCAAAAACTACACCGGTGATCGCCTGAACTTTGGCCTGGCGGCAGAAAAGGCCAAGCGCTACGGCCTGAAGGTGGAGATGGTGATTGTGGCGGACGATATCGCGCTGCCGGACAACAAGCAGCCGCGCGGTATAGCAGGTACGGCGCTGGTGCATAAGGTTGCGGGCTATGCGGCGGAGCACGGGAAATCGTTGAGTGAGGTGCGGGATATTGCGCAACAGGCCTGCGACAACCTCTGGAGCCTGGGCGTTGCGATGCAAACGTGCAACCTACCGGGCAGCGACGAGGAAGAAGGGCGCATTAAGCAAGGCCATGTCGAGCTGGGCCTCGGAATTCACGGTGAGCCGGGAGCGTCCGTGGTGGATACGCAAAACAGCAAAGCGATTATCGACACGCTGGTGACACCGCTCAAAGCGCAGGCGGGCGAAGGACGCTTTGCAGTGCTGATTAACAACCTCGGCGGCGTCTCGGCGCTCGAAATGGCGTTGCTGACCAAAGAGCTGGCGCATTCGGCGCTGAAAGAGAACATTGCGTATCTGATTGGTCCGGCACCGCTGGTGAGCGCGCTGGACATGAAAGGCTTTTCTCTGACGCTGCTGAAGCTCAACGATTTTTTCGAAAAGGCGATTCACGCCGAGGTCGAGACGCTGGGCTGGCAGAAGCCCGTGCCGTTCGCACCTTTACGTACCGTGGCGCATAGCGCCATCCACGATCGCGTGGAATACACCCCGTCGGAAAACCCGCGGGTGGGTGCGTATATCTCCTCGGTAACCGGGACACTGATCGAGCTTGAAAATCGCCTGAACGCGCTGGATGCGAAAGTGGGCGACGGTGATACGGGCTCCACCTTTGCGCAAGGCGCGCGGGATGTTGCGCAGCGTCTGGAGGAGCACAAACTTCCGCTGAACGACGTGTCGACGCTGCTGCTGCTGGTGGGCGAGCGGCTGGCGACGGTGATGGGTGGATCGAGCGGCGTGTTAATGTCGATCTTCTTCACGGCGGCCGGACAAAAGCTTCATGATGGACAGCCGCTACCGGAGGCATTGCTCAGCGGGCTGGCGCAGATGAAGCAGTACGGTGGGGCAGATCTTGGCGATCGCACGCTGATCGACGCGCTGCAGCCAGCGCTGGAGGCGTTGCAGAAAGGCGATATCGAAGCAGCGGCGAAGGCCGCACAGCAGGGGGCTGAAGCGACTGCGAAGATGATGAAAGCGGGCGCGGGGCGCTCGTCGTATGTGAATAAAGAGAATCTGGACGGCGTAATGGATCCGGGGGCGGTCGCGGTGGCAGAGGTGTTTAAAACACTGGTGCAGTAG